One window of Mesorhizobium sp. WSM4904 genomic DNA carries:
- a CDS encoding site-specific integrase yields the protein MATIRKHRNKYQVQVRRTGVAPSTKTFTLLADAKEWARHQERLADRAELGPDRKELERITLAKLVQRYIDEIVPVKKGAEIERIVLEAFLRHKICKKRLSELTTADFATYRDERLKTITTKSLKRQIAPLSNMFEIARLDWNLPLRSNPLTDLALKVTDNKRDRRLREGEFAKLLEAGRKTRNPLLIPIVRLALETAMRRGEIIALRFRDVDIERCTATIRDSKNGHSRTIPLSLLAVEILETRIAAMNDKARVQNARIFPITPVAVRLAWDKLAKRAKVDDLHFHDLRHEAISRFFEKGLTVPEVASISGHRDIRMLLRYAHADRGKLAQKLN from the coding sequence ATGGCCACAATTCGGAAGCACCGCAACAAATACCAGGTGCAGGTTCGCAGGACGGGCGTTGCCCCCTCAACCAAAACATTCACACTCCTTGCAGACGCCAAGGAATGGGCAAGGCACCAAGAGAGACTGGCAGACAGGGCAGAGCTTGGACCTGACAGAAAGGAATTGGAGAGGATCACCCTCGCCAAGCTTGTCCAGCGATATATTGACGAAATCGTGCCCGTTAAGAAAGGGGCCGAAATCGAGAGGATCGTTCTCGAAGCCTTCCTGCGGCACAAGATTTGCAAAAAGCGTCTCTCGGAACTGACAACAGCCGACTTTGCCACCTATCGAGACGAGCGGCTGAAAACGATCACAACAAAATCGCTAAAGCGCCAAATCGCTCCGCTCAGCAACATGTTTGAGATCGCAAGGCTGGATTGGAATCTCCCCCTCCGCAGCAATCCACTTACCGACCTTGCCTTGAAGGTCACGGATAACAAGAGGGATAGACGGCTAAGGGAAGGCGAGTTCGCAAAGCTACTGGAAGCAGGGCGAAAGACAAGAAACCCCCTGCTGATCCCAATCGTTAGGCTGGCGCTGGAAACGGCCATGAGAAGGGGGGAGATTATTGCCCTGCGGTTCCGTGACGTGGACATTGAGCGCTGCACGGCAACCATTCGGGATTCGAAGAACGGTCATTCAAGGACCATTCCGCTTTCGTTGCTGGCGGTGGAAATCCTTGAGACAAGGATTGCCGCGATGAACGACAAGGCCAGAGTACAGAATGCACGTATTTTTCCGATCACCCCGGTTGCAGTACGCCTTGCATGGGACAAGCTGGCGAAGCGGGCAAAGGTTGACGATTTGCACTTCCACGACCTACGGCATGAGGCGATTTCCCGGTTTTTCGAGAAAGGCCTTACCGTACCAGAGGTAGCGTCAATCAGTGGGCATCGGGACATTCGAATGCTGCTGCGATATGCGCACGCTGACAGAGGCAAACTCGCACAAAAACTAAATTAA
- a CDS encoding response regulator, translating to MARILLAEDDDDMRRFLVKALERAGYQVSDFDNGASAYERLREEPFSLLLTDIVMPEMDGIELARRATEIDPDLKVMFITGFAAVALNPDSKAPKDAKVLSKPFHLRDLVNEVEKMLQAA from the coding sequence ATGGCACGCATTCTGCTGGCGGAAGACGACGACGATATGCGCCGCTTCCTCGTCAAGGCGCTCGAACGAGCCGGTTACCAGGTAAGCGATTTCGACAATGGCGCCAGCGCCTATGAGCGGCTGCGCGAGGAGCCTTTCTCGCTGCTTCTGACCGACATCGTCATGCCGGAGATGGACGGCATCGAGCTTGCCCGCCGCGCCACCGAGATCGATCCGGACCTCAAGGTGATGTTCATCACCGGCTTTGCCGCCGTCGCGCTCAATCCGGATTCCAAGGCGCCCAAGGACGCCAAGGTGCTGTCGAAGCCGTTCCACCTGCGCGACCTCGTCAACGAGGTCGAGAAGATGTTGCAGGCCGCCTGA
- a CDS encoding N-formylglutamate amidohydrolase translates to MAVLRNDAVLDPGSFKLKTAAEDFSVVPPFEIRSGAEQRVPFLFNSPHSGRHYPERFLAMARLDRNAIRRSEDCYVDELFGGAVALGAPMLAANFPRAYLDVNREPWELDPRMFAEPVPSFCNIRSARVAGGLGTVPKLVGEGLDIYPGRLPLAEAVGRIEAVYKPYHETLKRLLTRTHARFGYAVLIDCHSMPASIRVGDNGARPDFIIGDRFGISASAALTETAIGLLTGMGYAVAHNKPYAGGFITEHYGRPARHLHALQIEVNRGLYMNERTFQKSAGFDTLADNLTRFSAELMSMPDHNFVDLPLAAE, encoded by the coding sequence ATGGCAGTTTTGCGTAATGATGCAGTGCTTGATCCTGGTTCGTTCAAATTGAAGACGGCAGCCGAGGATTTTTCGGTCGTACCACCCTTCGAAATCCGATCGGGCGCCGAGCAGCGCGTACCTTTCCTGTTCAATTCGCCGCATAGCGGCCGCCACTATCCCGAGCGCTTCCTGGCCATGGCGCGGCTCGACCGCAACGCCATTCGCCGGTCGGAGGACTGCTATGTCGATGAGCTTTTCGGCGGCGCCGTCGCGCTCGGCGCGCCGATGCTGGCGGCGAACTTCCCGCGCGCCTACCTCGACGTCAACCGCGAGCCATGGGAGCTCGATCCGCGCATGTTCGCGGAGCCGGTGCCGTCCTTCTGCAACATCCGTTCGGCCCGCGTCGCGGGCGGCTTGGGCACGGTGCCGAAGCTGGTGGGGGAGGGGCTCGACATCTATCCCGGGCGCCTGCCTCTGGCCGAGGCCGTGGGACGCATCGAGGCCGTCTACAAGCCGTATCACGAGACGCTGAAGCGGCTATTGACCAGGACTCACGCCAGGTTCGGCTACGCCGTACTGATCGACTGCCATTCGATGCCGGCCAGCATCCGCGTCGGCGACAATGGCGCGCGGCCGGATTTCATCATCGGCGATCGCTTCGGCATTTCAGCGTCCGCGGCTCTGACCGAGACGGCGATCGGCCTGCTCACCGGCATGGGCTACGCGGTCGCGCACAACAAGCCTTATGCCGGCGGCTTCATCACCGAGCATTACGGGCGGCCGGCGCGTCATCTCCACGCGCTGCAGATCGAGGTCAATCGCGGACTTTACATGAACGAGCGGACGTTCCAGAAGTCGGCCGGCTTCGACACGCTGGCCGACAACTTGACGCGGTTTTCGGCCGAGCTGATGTCGATGCCCGACCACAATTTCGTCGACCTGCCGCTCGCCGCGGAATGA
- the hisN gene encoding histidinol-phosphatase, which yields MDISIDFMRRIARAAAAETLPRFRSQGAVANKLAESFDPVTEADREAERAIRALIAAEYPDHGILGEEHGSENLSSRHVWVIDPIDGTRAFISGLPVWGTLVGLTVDGDAVAGLMSQPFTGELFYANASGSHYEGPGGPRELTTRKTTDLSKATLFTTTPALFKGEARSRYDQFEKQVQLARYGTDCYAFAMIAAGSVDIVADPGLKPYDIVALIPIIEKAGGVVTTFEGGPAENGGDILAAATPELHAAAMAALRG from the coding sequence TTGGATATCAGCATCGACTTCATGCGGCGCATCGCGCGTGCCGCCGCCGCGGAGACCTTGCCGCGCTTCCGCAGCCAGGGCGCGGTCGCCAACAAACTGGCGGAAAGCTTCGATCCGGTGACCGAGGCCGACCGCGAGGCCGAGCGGGCGATCCGGGCGCTGATAGCGGCGGAATACCCCGATCATGGCATCCTCGGCGAGGAGCATGGCAGCGAAAACCTGTCGAGCCGGCATGTCTGGGTCATCGACCCGATCGACGGCACGCGCGCCTTCATCTCCGGCTTGCCGGTATGGGGAACGCTTGTCGGGCTGACGGTCGACGGCGATGCCGTCGCCGGCCTGATGTCGCAGCCTTTCACCGGCGAGCTGTTCTATGCCAATGCCTCCGGTTCGCACTACGAAGGCCCGGGCGGTCCGCGCGAGCTCACGACCCGCAAGACGACGGACCTCTCCAAGGCGACGCTGTTCACCACCACGCCGGCGCTGTTCAAGGGCGAGGCGCGAAGCCGCTACGACCAGTTCGAGAAGCAGGTGCAACTCGCCCGCTACGGCACGGACTGCTATGCCTTCGCGATGATCGCGGCGGGAAGCGTCGACATCGTCGCCGATCCGGGCTTGAAACCCTACGACATCGTGGCGCTGATCCCGATCATCGAGAAGGCGGGCGGCGTCGTCACCACCTTCGAGGGCGGGCCTGCGGAAAACGGCGGCGACATATTGGCGGCGGCGACGCCGGAATTGCACGCCGCGGCGATGGCGGCGCTGCGCGGCTGA
- a CDS encoding alpha/beta hydrolase, with translation MTDLFYLTEGNPPPKNAAGGFFTTRDGRKIRYGVFAAVARPLQGTVVLLTGRNECIEKYFETIRDLAERGFGVAILDWRGQGDSSRLLRNRQRGYVRSFRDYTSDLEQFFEEIVLPDCRGPYYILAHSTGAVIALLASPSMVNRVRRMVLIAPFLAVPDLSVSITTVRRICAVFCALGLGRLYAAWGPRPKLPTPFETNKVTSDPERYRRNTDIYRAWPQLALGGPTIRWLKAAAEAAEAVSDPDFMARIQVPMLIVAAGADQVVSTKAVESYARRLRVGSLLMIDGAHHEILQEKDLFREQLLAAFDAFIPGTGDAV, from the coding sequence ATGACGGATCTTTTCTATCTGACTGAAGGCAATCCGCCGCCAAAGAACGCTGCCGGTGGCTTCTTCACCACCCGAGACGGCAGGAAGATTCGCTACGGCGTCTTCGCCGCGGTCGCCCGCCCGCTGCAAGGCACGGTTGTGCTGCTGACTGGCCGCAACGAATGCATCGAGAAATATTTCGAGACCATCCGCGACCTCGCGGAGCGCGGCTTCGGCGTCGCCATCCTCGACTGGCGCGGTCAGGGTGATTCCAGCCGCCTGCTGCGCAACCGGCAGCGCGGCTATGTTCGCAGCTTCCGCGACTATACGAGCGACCTCGAGCAGTTCTTCGAGGAGATCGTGCTGCCGGATTGCCGCGGCCCCTATTACATTCTCGCCCACTCGACCGGAGCGGTGATCGCGCTGCTCGCTTCGCCCTCGATGGTCAACCGGGTCCGCCGCATGGTGCTGATCGCCCCCTTCCTGGCCGTACCCGACCTGTCGGTTTCGATAACCACGGTGCGGCGCATCTGCGCGGTATTCTGCGCGCTGGGCCTCGGCCGCCTCTATGCCGCCTGGGGGCCGCGCCCGAAATTGCCGACGCCCTTCGAAACCAACAAGGTGACGTCCGATCCGGAGCGTTATCGGCGCAACACCGACATCTACAGGGCTTGGCCGCAGCTCGCGCTCGGTGGCCCGACCATCCGCTGGCTGAAGGCTGCCGCCGAAGCTGCGGAGGCGGTCAGCGATCCCGATTTCATGGCAAGGATCCAGGTGCCGATGCTGATTGTCGCGGCCGGCGCCGACCAGGTCGTCTCGACCAAGGCGGTGGAATCCTATGCCCGGCGGCTGCGCGTCGGCTCGCTTTTGATGATCGACGGCGCGCATCACGAGATACTGCAGGAGAAGGATCTATTCCGCGAGCAACTGCTCGCGGCCTTCGATGCGTTCATTCCGGGAACCGGCGACGCTGTTTGA
- a CDS encoding Hsp20 family protein gives MRHVDFSPLYRSTVGFDRLFTMLDSLGQPESAQTYPPYNIERTGENAYRISMAVAGFSEDEISIEAHRNVLTVKGERKEENNGEVSELLYRGIASRAFERRFQLADHVEVEGATLKNGLLFVDLKRNIPEELKPRKIAITSSSDKAKQIEAKAAA, from the coding sequence ATGCGTCACGTTGATTTTTCCCCGCTTTATCGCTCGACCGTCGGCTTCGACCGTCTGTTCACCATGCTCGACTCGCTCGGCCAGCCCGAGAGCGCGCAGACCTATCCGCCCTACAACATCGAGCGCACCGGCGAGAACGCCTATCGCATTTCGATGGCGGTTGCCGGCTTCTCGGAGGACGAGATCTCGATCGAGGCGCACCGTAACGTGCTGACCGTCAAGGGCGAGCGCAAGGAAGAGAACAACGGCGAGGTTTCCGAGCTGCTCTATCGCGGCATTGCCTCGCGGGCCTTTGAGCGCCGCTTCCAGCTCGCCGACCATGTCGAGGTCGAGGGCGCCACGCTGAAGAATGGCCTGCTCTTCGTCGACCTCAAGCGCAACATCCCCGAGGAGTTGAAGCCGCGCAAGATCGCGATCACCTCGTCTTCGGACAAGGCCAAGCAGATCGAGGCCAAGGCCGCCGCGTGA
- a CDS encoding low specificity L-threonine aldolase, translating to MFFASDNWAGVHPDIAANLSRHAAGTATAYGDGDLDRAVYRRFSEIFEREVQVFFVATGTAANALSMAALNRIGGIALCHSEAHMNVDEFGAMGFYTGGARVAPVPGPLGRINPQALDKAIKRYSQDLAPGGQPMAVTITQATEVGTVYTVDDIKAIAEVSHRHKLPLHMDGARFANAIAATDVTPAEMTWKSGVDLISFGGTKNGCWMADAVVILNPEVGRDLRLLRQRAGQTFSKARFISAQFEAYLADDLWLRMARHANAMAAHLAETIEDAPAGRLAWLPQANEVFAILDRALADRLQAAGAKFYEWGVPLAFDGHLGDNEAIYRFVASFATTTEEIDRLGHLLVE from the coding sequence ATGTTCTTTGCATCCGACAACTGGGCGGGCGTCCATCCCGACATTGCGGCGAACCTGTCGCGTCATGCCGCCGGCACCGCGACCGCCTATGGCGACGGCGATCTCGACCGCGCCGTCTACCGCCGCTTCAGCGAGATCTTCGAACGCGAAGTTCAGGTTTTTTTCGTCGCCACCGGCACAGCAGCCAACGCGCTCTCGATGGCGGCGCTGAACCGTATCGGCGGCATCGCGCTTTGCCATTCCGAAGCGCATATGAATGTCGACGAGTTCGGCGCGATGGGTTTTTACACCGGCGGCGCGCGCGTCGCGCCCGTTCCAGGTCCCCTGGGCCGCATCAACCCGCAGGCTCTGGACAAGGCGATCAAACGCTATTCGCAGGACCTCGCTCCGGGCGGCCAGCCGATGGCGGTGACGATCACCCAGGCGACCGAGGTCGGCACCGTCTATACGGTCGACGACATCAAGGCGATCGCCGAGGTCAGCCATCGCCACAAACTGCCGCTGCATATGGACGGCGCGCGCTTTGCCAATGCGATTGCCGCGACCGACGTCACGCCGGCGGAGATGACCTGGAAGAGCGGCGTCGACCTCATCTCTTTCGGCGGCACCAAGAATGGCTGCTGGATGGCCGATGCGGTGGTGATCCTCAACCCGGAAGTCGGCCGCGATCTGCGCCTCCTACGCCAGCGCGCCGGGCAGACCTTTTCCAAGGCGCGCTTCATCTCGGCCCAGTTCGAAGCCTATCTCGCCGATGATTTGTGGCTGCGGATGGCGCGCCACGCCAATGCGATGGCGGCGCATCTGGCCGAGACGATCGAGGACGCCCCTGCAGGCAGGCTCGCCTGGCTGCCGCAGGCCAACGAAGTGTTCGCGATCCTCGACCGCGCTCTTGCCGACAGGCTGCAGGCCGCCGGCGCCAAATTCTATGAGTGGGGCGTGCCGCTGGCTTTCGACGGCCATCTCGGCGACAATGAAGCGATCTACCGCTTCGTCGCGAGCTTCGCGACCACGACGGAAGAGATCGACCGGCTTGGTCACTTGCTGGTTGAATAG
- the gltB gene encoding glutamate synthase large subunit, with amino-acid sequence MTELTPSAINGQAAQTKAAAVKNPTRPTNRLTAQGLYDPRNEHDACGVGFIANMKGVKSHRIVEDGLAMLENLTHRGAVGADPLVGDGAGVLVQIPDQFFREEMAAKGVELPPAGQYGVGHWFMPQDAALRAHIEDIIAESAQSEGLPLIGFRDVPVDNSSLSKAPEIVASEPFHRQVFIGRTADIPDDEEYEARLYLLRKVISGRIYAENDNKDIGAYCVSLSARTIVYKGMFLAYQVGAYYKDLKDPGFETALILVHQRFSTNTFPSWKLAHPYRMVAHNGEINTVRGNNNWMAARQASVDSELFGNNISKLWPISYEGQSDTACFDNALEFLFQGGYSLSHAMMMLIPEAWAGNKLMDADRKAFYEYHAALMEPWDGPAAVVFTDGRQIGATLDRNGLRPARYIVTDDDRVIMASEAGVLPVPEERIVQKWRLQPGRMLLIDLAKGRIVSDEEIKSEIATRHPYKTWLANTQLILEDLKPVEPRALRKDVSLLDRQQAFGYTQEDTKLLMAPMATTGQEAVGSMGTDTPISAMSDKSKLLYTYFKQNFAQVTNPPIDPIREELVMSLVSFIGPRPNIFDLVGTSRRKRLEVRQPILTNGDLEKIRSIGHTEDRFDTKTIDITYGSNEGAAGMQGAIDRLCERAEAAVAGGYNIIILSDRQVGPDRIAIPVLLATAAVHHHLIRKGLRTSVGLVVESGEPREVHHFCCLAGYGAEAINPYLAFDTLLDMHKRGELPAEVDEYEVVSRYIKSIGKGILKVMSKMGISTYQSYCGAQIFDAIGLKSDFVEKYFTGTATLIEGVGLDEIATETLSRHTDAFGNDPVLRNNLDVGGEYMFRMRGEAHMWSPDAVATLQHAVRQGSWDTFKEYSAQIDSATARARTIRGLFKIKLAEETGRKKVAIDDVMPAAEIVKRFSTGAMSFGSISREAHTTLARAMNTIGGKSNTGEGGEEADRYLPLPGGGKNPERSAIKQVASGRFGVTAEYLVNSDVMQIKVAQGAKPGEGGQLPGHKVDATIAKVRHSTPGVGLISPPPHHDIYSIEDLAQLIYDLKNVNPAADVSVKLVSEVGVGTVAAGVAKARADHITISGYDGGTGASPLTSLKHAGSPWEMGLAETHQTLVLNGLRSRVALQVDGGLRTGRDVIIGALLGADEFGFSTAPLIAAGCIMMRKCHLNTCPVGVATQDPVLRKRFKGTPEHVINFFFYVAEEVRALLAEMGFTHLDQIIGDTDLLEKRDVIQHWKARGLDFSKMFFKPDAPHEALHWTERQKHPIDDVLDRKLIELAKPALEAKQPVTIELPIRNVDRSTGAMLSGEVAKRFKHKGLREDTITVKLTGTAGQSFGAFLARGVSFDLVGAGNDYVGKGLSGGRIVIRPPQEAKIIAAESIIVGNTVLYGATEGEAYFAGVAGERFAVRNSGVVTVVEGVGDHGCEYMTGGIVVVIGKTGRNFAAGMSGGVAYVLDEKGDFAERCNMAMVELEPVPEEDDLMEKLLHHGGDLDHKGRVDVSGDMTSHDEERLYQLISNHVHYTGSVRGREILDNWQSFRPKFRKIMPVEYRRALIEMERMRMSVAAE; translated from the coding sequence ATGACGGAACTGACGCCATCTGCGATCAACGGCCAGGCCGCGCAGACGAAAGCGGCAGCCGTCAAAAATCCGACTCGCCCGACCAACCGCTTGACCGCGCAAGGGCTCTACGATCCGCGCAACGAGCACGATGCCTGCGGCGTCGGCTTCATCGCCAACATGAAGGGCGTGAAGTCGCACCGGATCGTCGAGGACGGTCTGGCGATGCTGGAAAACCTCACCCACCGCGGCGCCGTCGGCGCCGATCCGCTGGTCGGCGACGGCGCCGGCGTGCTGGTGCAGATTCCGGACCAGTTCTTCCGCGAGGAAATGGCGGCAAAGGGCGTCGAACTGCCGCCGGCCGGCCAGTACGGCGTCGGCCACTGGTTCATGCCGCAGGACGCGGCACTTCGCGCCCATATCGAAGACATCATCGCCGAATCGGCGCAGTCCGAAGGTCTGCCGCTCATCGGCTTCCGCGACGTGCCGGTCGACAATTCGTCGCTGTCGAAAGCGCCGGAGATCGTCGCGTCCGAGCCGTTCCATCGTCAGGTGTTCATCGGCCGCACGGCCGACATTCCGGACGACGAGGAATATGAGGCAAGGCTCTACCTGCTGCGCAAGGTGATCTCGGGCCGCATCTATGCCGAGAACGACAACAAGGACATCGGGGCCTATTGCGTGTCGCTGTCGGCGCGCACCATCGTCTACAAGGGCATGTTCCTCGCCTACCAGGTCGGGGCCTATTACAAGGACCTCAAGGATCCGGGCTTCGAGACGGCGCTGATCCTCGTCCATCAACGCTTCTCGACCAACACCTTCCCGTCGTGGAAGCTCGCGCATCCCTACCGCATGGTCGCGCATAACGGCGAGATCAACACGGTGCGCGGCAACAACAACTGGATGGCGGCGCGTCAGGCGTCCGTCGATTCCGAGCTGTTCGGCAACAACATCTCGAAGCTCTGGCCGATCTCCTACGAAGGCCAGTCGGACACGGCGTGCTTCGACAACGCGCTCGAGTTCCTGTTCCAGGGCGGCTACAGCTTAAGCCACGCCATGATGATGCTGATCCCGGAAGCCTGGGCCGGCAACAAGCTCATGGACGCCGACCGCAAGGCCTTCTACGAGTACCACGCCGCGCTGATGGAGCCGTGGGACGGCCCGGCTGCGGTCGTCTTCACCGACGGCCGCCAGATCGGCGCCACGCTCGACCGCAACGGCCTGCGCCCGGCGCGTTACATCGTCACCGATGACGATCGCGTCATCATGGCTTCGGAGGCCGGCGTGCTGCCGGTGCCGGAGGAGAGGATCGTGCAGAAGTGGCGGCTGCAGCCCGGCCGCATGCTCCTGATCGACCTCGCCAAGGGCCGCATCGTCTCCGACGAGGAGATCAAGTCGGAGATCGCGACCAGGCACCCCTACAAGACCTGGCTCGCCAACACGCAGCTCATCCTGGAGGATTTGAAGCCGGTCGAGCCGCGCGCCTTGCGCAAGGACGTCAGCCTGCTCGATCGCCAGCAGGCCTTCGGCTACACGCAGGAAGACACCAAGCTTCTGATGGCGCCGATGGCGACCACCGGCCAGGAAGCGGTCGGCTCGATGGGCACAGACACGCCGATCTCGGCGATGTCGGACAAGTCGAAGCTGCTCTACACCTATTTCAAGCAGAACTTCGCCCAGGTCACCAATCCGCCGATCGACCCGATCCGCGAGGAGCTGGTGATGAGCCTGGTATCCTTCATCGGGCCGCGGCCGAACATCTTCGACCTGGTCGGCACGTCGCGCCGCAAGCGGCTCGAAGTGCGCCAGCCGATCCTGACCAATGGCGATCTCGAGAAGATCCGCTCCATCGGCCACACCGAGGACCGTTTCGACACCAAGACGATCGACATCACCTACGGCTCGAACGAAGGCGCGGCAGGCATGCAGGGCGCCATCGACAGGCTCTGCGAGCGGGCCGAGGCGGCGGTCGCCGGCGGCTACAACATCATCATCCTGTCGGACCGTCAGGTCGGGCCGGACCGGATCGCCATTCCCGTGCTTCTCGCCACCGCGGCGGTGCATCACCACTTGATCCGCAAGGGCCTGCGCACCTCCGTTGGCCTGGTCGTGGAATCCGGCGAGCCGCGCGAGGTGCACCATTTCTGCTGCCTGGCCGGCTACGGCGCCGAGGCGATCAACCCCTATCTCGCCTTCGACACGTTGCTCGACATGCACAAGCGCGGCGAGCTGCCGGCGGAGGTCGACGAATATGAAGTCGTCTCCCGCTACATCAAGTCGATCGGCAAGGGCATCCTCAAGGTGATGTCCAAGATGGGCATCTCCACCTATCAGTCCTATTGCGGCGCGCAGATCTTCGACGCCATCGGGCTCAAGTCGGATTTCGTCGAGAAGTATTTCACCGGCACCGCGACGCTGATCGAAGGCGTCGGATTGGACGAGATCGCGACCGAGACGCTCAGCCGCCACACCGACGCCTTCGGCAACGACCCGGTGTTGCGCAACAACCTCGATGTCGGCGGCGAGTACATGTTCCGCATGCGCGGCGAGGCGCATATGTGGTCGCCGGACGCGGTGGCCACCCTGCAGCACGCCGTGCGCCAGGGCTCCTGGGACACGTTCAAGGAATATTCGGCGCAGATCGACAGCGCGACAGCCAGAGCACGGACCATTCGCGGTCTGTTCAAGATCAAGCTGGCCGAGGAAACCGGCCGCAAGAAGGTCGCGATCGACGACGTCATGCCGGCGGCCGAGATCGTCAAGCGTTTCTCGACCGGGGCGATGTCCTTCGGTTCGATTTCCAGGGAAGCGCACACAACGCTGGCGCGCGCCATGAACACCATCGGCGGCAAGTCGAACACCGGCGAGGGCGGCGAAGAGGCCGACCGTTATCTTCCGCTGCCCGGCGGCGGCAAGAACCCGGAACGCTCGGCGATCAAGCAGGTCGCTTCGGGCCGGTTCGGTGTGACGGCGGAATACCTGGTCAACTCCGACGTCATGCAGATCAAGGTCGCGCAGGGCGCCAAGCCGGGCGAGGGCGGGCAGCTGCCCGGACACAAGGTCGACGCCACCATCGCCAAGGTCAGGCATTCGACCCCCGGCGTCGGCCTGATCTCGCCGCCGCCGCACCACGACATCTACTCGATCGAGGATCTGGCGCAGCTGATCTACGACCTGAAGAACGTCAACCCGGCGGCCGATGTCTCGGTCAAGCTGGTGTCGGAGGTCGGCGTCGGCACGGTTGCCGCGGGCGTCGCCAAGGCGCGCGCCGACCACATCACCATCTCGGGCTACGACGGCGGCACCGGCGCTTCGCCGCTGACCTCGCTCAAGCATGCCGGCAGCCCGTGGGAAATGGGCCTCGCCGAGACGCATCAGACGCTGGTGCTCAACGGACTGCGCTCCCGTGTGGCGCTGCAGGTCGATGGCGGCCTGCGCACCGGGCGCGACGTCATCATCGGCGCGCTGCTCGGTGCCGACGAGTTCGGCTTCTCGACCGCGCCGCTCATCGCGGCCGGCTGCATCATGATGCGCAAGTGCCACTTGAACACCTGCCCGGTCGGCGTGGCGACGCAGGATCCGGTGCTGCGCAAGCGCTTCAAGGGCACGCCCGAGCACGTCATCAACTTCTTCTTCTACGTGGCGGAAGAGGTACGCGCGCTGCTCGCCGAAATGGGCTTCACCCACCTCGACCAGATCATCGGCGACACCGACCTGTTGGAGAAGCGCGACGTGATCCAGCACTGGAAGGCGCGCGGGCTCGACTTCTCGAAGATGTTCTTCAAGCCCGACGCGCCGCATGAGGCGCTGCACTGGACCGAGCGGCAGAAGCATCCGATCGACGACGTGCTCGACCGCAAGCTGATCGAGCTGGCGAAGCCGGCGCTGGAAGCCAAGCAGCCCGTCACCATCGAGCTGCCGATCCGCAATGTCGACCGTTCGACGGGCGCGATGCTGTCGGGCGAAGTCGCCAAGCGCTTCAAGCACAAGGGTCTGCGCGAGGATACGATCACCGTCAAGCTCACCGGCACGGCCGGCCAGTCCTTCGGCGCGTTCCTGGCACGTGGCGTCTCCTTCGATCTGGTCGGCGCCGGCAACGACTATGTCGGCAAGGGCCTGTCGGGCGGCCGCATCGTCATCCGTCCGCCGCAAGAGGCCAAGATCATAGCCGCTGAATCGATCATCGTCGGCAACACGGTGCTCTATGGCGCCACCGAGGGCGAGGCCTATTTCGCCGGCGTCGCCGGCGAGCGCTTCGCGGTGCGCAATTCCGGCGTCGTCACCGTCGTCGAAGGCGTCGGCGACCATGGCTGCGAATACATGACCGGCGGCATCGTCGTCGTCATCGGCAAAACGGGGCGCAACTTCGCCGCCGGCATGTCGGGCGGCGTCGCTTACGTGCTCGACGAGAAGGGCGATTTCGCCGAGCGCTGCAACATGGCGATGGTCGAGCTGGAGCCGGTTCCGGAAGAGGACGAC